The Ailuropoda melanoleuca isolate Jingjing unplaced genomic scaffold, ASM200744v2 unplaced-scaffold8335, whole genome shotgun sequence genome contains the following window.
AACAGAAAAATGGCAGTTCTTTCACTGGGTTTATCCTGCTGGGTTTCTCGGACCGGCCTCAGCTGGAGCTCGTCCTCTTCGTGGTTCTTCTGATCTTCTATCTGTTCACGCTGCTGGGAAACACCACCATCATTGCCTTGTCCCACCTGGACCCCCATCTTCAGactcccatgtactttttcctctccAACCTGAGCTTTCTGGACCTGTGCTACACGACCAGCACTGTCCCGCAGCTCCTGGTTCATCTCAGGAGAGCAGACAAGTCTATCTCCTTTGGCGGCTGCATAGTTCAGCTATTTGTCGCTCTAGGATTGGGAGGCACAGAATGCATTCTCTTAGGGGTCATGGCATTTGACCGCTATGCAGCCATCTGCAGGCCCCTGCACTACACAGTGGTCATGCACCCCCGTCTCTGTGCCCTCATGGCTTCCGCATCGTGGGTCATTGGTTTTGCCAACTCCTCACTGGAGACAGTGCTCACCTTCCTTTTACCATTTtgtgggagaaataaaatagatcaCTTCTTTTGTGAGGTCCCCCCACTGCTCAAGCTTGCCTGTGTTGACACCACTGCGAATGAGTCTATGCTCTTCTTTGTCGGTGTGATGA
Protein-coding sequences here:
- the LOC117800837 gene encoding putative olfactory receptor 2B8 → MEQKNGSSFTGFILLGFSDRPQLELVLFVVLLIFYLFTLLGNTTIIALSHLDPHLQTPMYFFLSNLSFLDLCYTTSTVPQLLVHLRRADKSISFGGCIVQLFVALGLGGTECILLGVMAFDRYAAICRPLHYTVVMHPRLCALMASASWVIGFANSSLETVLTFLLPFCGRNKIDHFFCEVPPLLKLACVDTTANESMLFFVGVMILLVPVALITVSYGWIVRAVLRLKSSAGQRKAFGTCGSHITVVSLFYGSAIYAYLQPSNNYSQDHGKFVSLFYTIVTPMVNPVIYTLRNKDVTGAMKKVLCRGHDSS